One Oncorhynchus keta strain PuntledgeMale-10-30-2019 chromosome 22, Oket_V2, whole genome shotgun sequence DNA window includes the following coding sequences:
- the kdm7ab gene encoding lysine-specific demethylase 7B — protein sequence MAAAPLYCVCRQSYDVSRFMIECDICNDWFHGSCVQVEEHHAVDIDVYHCPKCDVQHGPSLMKKRNNWHRHDYTEPDDGSRPVQAGTSVFVRELQNRTFPSADEIMVQMQGHQVTQKYLEKQGFRYPITVPKLDGLGLKLPLSSFSVRDVEEYVGGDKIVDVIDVARQADSKMKLREFVKYYYKPYRPKVLNVISLEFSDTKMAELVVVPDIAQKMSWVENYWPDDSFFPKPFVQKYCLMGVKDSYTDFHIDFGGTSVWYHVLWGEKIFYLIKPTQANLALYEAWSSSPNQSEVFFGDKVDKCYKCVVPQGTTVLIPTGWIHAVLTSQDCMAFGGNFLHNLNIGMQLRCYEMERRLKTPDLFKFPYFEAICWYVAKNLLETLKELREDNCQPPAYLTEGVKALITALKNWLKREVTEPASEVPDHIRPNRLIKELTKEIRYLEEEQQSGAGGSKPMKSQGSGGCPLTRSTLDRARHHARRTARRLRHHHHHHHAPKTPSNLEILELHTRQVLKRLEVGPFEEDAPFSSTVTAKFNKASVASAAAVERSLDNNLRLVMCHGRIIRDERCHTKVKNSPVWEGERTGGHQLGGVLVKTEINDTMQEQHRDPERGEIPSSLSSESNWSSHRLSINGLEFFERVNSDLRKGTAVYSDISDSESEERCSTQKRDSGKDSGSSDEEDKELCRTERGTGSVTDLQQASQALSHQHRPLKGEHPTSPTTEEEAVEGMLSMAGLLYPQRPEESSTAQEPWWSSPAHRSPDCGEREPASGEESQDSDSNSTLSLQDERRAQQHMRKECRAELSQRIQENKNFMDSQSSGSNSSEAWGDQSPSRAASSPLCLDPSPGTDYQYCETTLSPPLHPSKRSAPNTPPISNQATKGKRPKKGMATTKQRLGKILKLSRNNHFLL from the exons CTGTGTCCAAGTGGAAGAGCACCATGCCGTGGACATCGATGTTTACCACTGTCCCAAATGTGATGTCCAACACGGACCCTCCTTGA TGAAAAAACGTAACAACTGGCACCGGCATGACTACACAGAGCCTGACGATGGCAGCAGGCCGGTGCAAGCAGGGACCTCTGTGTTTGTACGAGAGCTGCAGAACAGGACCTTTCCCAG TGCGGATGAAATCATGGTACAGATGCAGGGCCATCAGGTAACACAGAAGTACCTGGAGAAGCAGGGCTTCCGCTACCCCATCACCGTTCCCAAACTGGATGGACTTGGTCTCAAGCTGCCCCTCTCCAGCTTCTCTGTAAGGGATGTGGAGGAGTACGTTG GTGGTGACAAAATTGTGGATGTCATTGATGTtgccagacaggcagacagcaaAATGAAGCTTCGAGAGTTCGTCAAGTATTACTACAAACCTTATCGGCCAAAGGTGCTGAACGTGATCAGTCTGGAGTTTTCAGACACCAA GATGGCAGAGCTGGTGGTGGTGCCTGATATCGCTCAGAAGATGTCCTGGGTTGAGAACTACTGGCCAGATGACTCCTTCTTCCCCAAGCCTTTTGTCCAGAAGTACTGCCTGATGGGGGTGAAGGACAGCTACACAGACTTCCACATAGACTTCGGAGGCACATCCGTGTGGTACCACGTACTCTGG GGAGAGAAGATCTTCTACTTGATCAAGCCAACCCAGGCTAATCTTGCACTATACGAGGCGTGGAGTTCCTCCCCCAACCAGAGCGAGGTGTTCTTCGGCGACAAGGTGGACAAGTGCTACAAGTGTGTGGTGCCGCAGGGAACCACTGTCCTCATCCCGACAG GATGGATCCATGCTGTTCTCACCTCTCAGGACTGCATGGCGTTCGGAGGGAACTTCCTCCACAATCTCAACATAGGCATGCAGCTCAG GTGTTATGAGATGGAGCGGCGGTTGAAGACTCCTGACCTATTCAAATTCCCTTACTTTGAGGCCATCTGCTGGTATGTGGCAAAGAATCTACTGGAGACTCTAAAGG AGTTACGAGAGGATAACTGCCAGCCCCCAGCCTACCTGACAGAAGGAGTGAAAGCCTTGATTACTGCACTGAAGAACTGGCTGAAGCGAGAG gTCACAGAGCCGGCCAGCGAGGTCCCGGACCATATCAGACCCAACCGTCTAATTAAAGAACTCACAAAGGAAATCCGCTACCTGGAG GAGGAGCAGCAGAGTGGTGCTGGAGGTAGCAAGCCAATGAAATCTCAGGGAAGTGGAGGATGCCCGCTGACTCGGTCGACTCTGGACCGGGCTAGGCATCATGCTCGCAGGACTGCCAGACGGCTACggcaccaccaccatcatcaccacgcGCCCAAGACGCCCTCCAACCTGGAGATCCTGGAGCTGCACACGCGACAGGTGCTCAAGAGGCTGGAAGTGGGACCCTTTGAGGAG GATGCCCCGTTCAGCTCCACGGTGACGGCCAAGTTCAACAAAGCATCTGTGGCATCTGCTGCAGCTGTGGAGCGGAGCCTGGACAACAACCTACGTCTGGTGATGTGCCACGGCCGGATTATCAG aGATGAGCGTTGTCACACCAAGGTGAAGAATAGTCCGGTGTGGGAAGGTGAGAGGACTGGTGGCCACCAGTTGGGAGGGGTCCTGGTGAAAACAGAAATCAATGACACCATGCAGGAACAgcacagagacccagagagaggggagataccGAGCTCGCTCAGCAGTGAGTCGAACTGGTCAAGTCACCGGCTGTCAATCAACGGTTTAG agTTTTTCGAAAGAGTGAATTCCGATCTGAGGAAAGGAACCGCGGTGTACTCCGACATCTCAGACTCTGAGTCCGAAGAGCGTTGCTCTACACAG AAAAGGGACTCTGGGAAGGATTCAGGGAGCTCAGATGAAGAGGATAAGGAGCTGTGCAGGACAGAGCGAGGCACAGGCAGTGTGACGGACCTGCAGCAGGCCAGCCAGGCCCTCAGCCACCAACACAGACCACTCAAAGG AGAACATCCTACCTCGCCAACCACAGAAGAGGAGGCTGTTGAGGGCATGCTGTCCATGGCAGGGCTGCTGTACCCTCAGCGACCAGAGGAGAGTAGCACTGCCCAGGAGCCCTGGTGGTCCAGCCCAGCCCATCGCTCCCCTGACTGTG GTGAAAGAGAGCCTGCGTCAGGGGAGgagagccaggattcagacagcaACTCCACACTGAGCCTTCAG GATGAGCGGAGGGCCCAGCAGCATATGCGTAAGGAGTGTCGAGCTGAACTCAGCCAGAGGATCCAGGAGAACAAGAACTTCATGGACAGTCAGAGCAGTGGGAGTAACAGCAGCGAGGCCTGGGGGGACCAGAGCCCCTCTCGGGCTGCCTCTAGCCCCCTCTGCCTGGACCCCAGCCCAGGGACTGACTATCAGTACTGTGAGACCACTCTGTCACCCCCCCTGCACCCCTCCAAGAGGTCCGCCCCAAACACCCCACCCATCAGTAATCAAGCGACTAAAG GAAAACGTCCTAAGAAAGGTATGGCCACCACCAAGCAGAGACTGGGGAAGATTCTCAAGCTGAGCAGGAACAACCACTTTTTGCTATAG